In the Peptoclostridium acidaminophilum DSM 3953 genome, one interval contains:
- a CDS encoding 2-isopropylmalate synthase, giving the protein MAKQIKIFDTTLRDGEQSPGCSMNLNEKIQMAKQIEKMKVDVIEAGFAIASKGDFESVSEIARNIKEARVASLSRALKKDIDCAWDAVKHARLPRIHTFIATSDIHMKYKLKMKPEDVMAQAVEMVKYAKAYCEDIEFSAEDATRSDKEFLYRIITKVIDAGATVVNIPDTVGYTTPEEYFNLITGIRENVPNIHKADISVHCHNDLGMAVANTLAAARAGATQLECTINGIGERAGNAALEEVAMALNTRKDIYGAVCNIDTTQIMRSSSLLTSITGVKVQPNKAIVGANAFAHESGIHQHGMLQEQSTYEIMTPESIGLNKNKMVLGKHSGRHAFEDKLRDMGYELTKEELEKAFEKFKTLADKKKTIFDKDIEAIIAEDFATEVSEAYQLESFIINSGNAITSTATIALRHDGEILEEVAAGDGPVDASFKAIEKIIGKKLNLHDYTIHSVTSGKDAQGEASVKLSHKERVYKGKGLSTDILEASIRAYINCVNKMEYDNALGGSETA; this is encoded by the coding sequence ATGGCAAAGCAAATAAAGATATTCGACACGACTCTTAGGGACGGAGAGCAGTCTCCGGGCTGCAGCATGAATCTTAATGAGAAGATACAAATGGCAAAGCAAATAGAGAAGATGAAGGTAGACGTAATAGAGGCCGGATTTGCAATAGCGTCAAAGGGTGACTTCGAGTCTGTAAGCGAAATAGCAAGAAATATAAAGGAAGCGAGGGTGGCGAGCCTTTCGAGAGCGCTTAAAAAAGACATAGACTGTGCATGGGATGCGGTAAAGCATGCAAGGCTTCCAAGGATACACACCTTCATAGCCACATCAGATATACACATGAAATACAAGCTCAAGATGAAGCCTGAGGATGTAATGGCGCAGGCTGTTGAAATGGTAAAATACGCAAAAGCCTACTGCGAGGACATAGAGTTCTCGGCAGAGGATGCCACAAGAAGCGACAAAGAGTTTTTATACAGGATAATAACAAAGGTAATAGACGCCGGTGCTACAGTAGTAAATATTCCAGACACCGTCGGCTACACAACGCCGGAGGAATACTTCAATCTTATAACGGGGATAAGAGAAAACGTGCCGAACATTCACAAGGCGGATATATCGGTTCACTGTCACAACGACCTTGGAATGGCCGTGGCCAACACTCTTGCGGCAGCAAGAGCCGGTGCGACACAGCTTGAGTGCACTATAAACGGAATAGGCGAGAGGGCGGGCAATGCGGCTCTTGAAGAAGTCGCAATGGCGCTGAACACAAGAAAAGACATATACGGCGCAGTTTGCAACATCGATACTACTCAGATAATGAGATCCAGCAGCCTTTTGACTTCAATAACAGGGGTCAAGGTTCAGCCTAACAAGGCTATAGTCGGAGCAAATGCATTTGCACACGAATCGGGCATACATCAGCATGGAATGCTTCAAGAGCAAAGCACGTATGAGATAATGACTCCTGAATCCATAGGATTAAACAAGAACAAGATGGTGCTTGGAAAGCACTCGGGAAGACATGCCTTCGAAGACAAGCTAAGGGATATGGGCTATGAGCTTACAAAGGAAGAGCTTGAAAAGGCATTTGAAAAATTCAAGACGCTTGCCGACAAGAAAAAAACCATATTCGACAAGGATATCGAAGCCATAATAGCCGAGGATTTTGCAACGGAAGTTAGCGAGGCTTATCAGCTTGAAAGCTTCATAATAAACAGCGGCAACGCTATAACTTCTACTGCTACAATCGCCCTTAGACATGATGGCGAGATTCTCGAAGAGGTGGCTGCGGGAGACGGGCCGGTAGACGCATCCTTCAAAGCCATAGAGAAGATAATAGGCAAGAAGCTTAATCTTCATGACTACACAATACATTCCGTCACAAGCGGCAAAGATGCCCAGGGAGAAGCCAGCGTAAAGCTCTCGCACAAGGAAAGGGTGTACAAGGGCAAGGGGCTTAGCACGGACATACTCGAGGCGAGCATAAGGGCTTATATAAACTGCGTAAACAAGATGGAATATGACAATGCGCTGGGCGGCAGCGAGACAGCATAA
- the leuC gene encoding 3-isopropylmalate dehydratase large subunit — protein sequence MGMTMTQKILAKHAGIESVASGQFIEADLDMVLGNDITAPVAIKEFEKMGAKDVFDKSKVSIVPDHFTPNKDIKTAQQCKFIREFSMEKGIENYFEIGEVGIEHALLPEKGLVVAGDVVIGADSHTCTYGALGAFSTGVGSTDMAAGMATGKAWFKVPSAIKFNVTGSLQKWVSGKDVILHIIGMIGVDGALYKSMEFSGDGIKNLTMDDRFTIANMAIEAGAKNGIFPVDEQTVEYIREHSKREYVAYEADEDAAYDEVYDIDLASIRPTVAFPHLPENTRTIDEVGDIPIDQVVIGSCTNGRISDLRAAAEVLKGRKVKKGVRVIIFPATQSIYLQAMKEGLMEIFINAGAIISPPTCGPCLGGHMGVLAEGERCVATTNRNFVGRMGHVESEVYLASPAVAAASAVAGKIAGPEDLD from the coding sequence ATGGGAATGACTATGACTCAAAAGATTCTTGCAAAGCATGCCGGAATTGAAAGTGTAGCATCGGGACAGTTCATAGAGGCAGATCTTGATATGGTGCTTGGAAACGACATCACAGCACCTGTTGCCATAAAGGAATTCGAGAAGATGGGCGCAAAGGATGTGTTCGACAAATCGAAGGTTTCGATAGTGCCGGATCACTTCACACCAAACAAGGATATTAAGACTGCGCAGCAGTGCAAGTTTATAAGGGAGTTTTCGATGGAGAAGGGTATTGAAAACTATTTCGAAATAGGCGAAGTGGGAATTGAGCATGCGTTGCTTCCTGAAAAGGGTCTTGTGGTTGCAGGAGATGTAGTCATCGGAGCAGACTCGCACACATGCACATACGGAGCACTCGGAGCCTTCTCTACAGGAGTGGGCAGCACCGACATGGCGGCGGGAATGGCGACAGGCAAGGCCTGGTTCAAGGTGCCAAGCGCAATCAAATTCAACGTCACAGGCAGCCTTCAAAAATGGGTGAGCGGCAAGGATGTAATACTCCACATAATCGGAATGATAGGAGTCGACGGAGCACTATACAAGTCGATGGAGTTTTCGGGAGATGGAATCAAGAACCTTACAATGGATGACCGCTTCACTATAGCCAACATGGCAATAGAGGCAGGAGCCAAGAATGGGATATTCCCGGTGGACGAGCAGACGGTTGAATATATCAGAGAGCACTCAAAAAGAGAATATGTAGCTTATGAGGCTGACGAGGACGCCGCATACGACGAGGTGTACGACATAGATCTTGCAAGCATAAGGCCTACGGTAGCATTTCCACATCTTCCTGAAAATACCAGGACAATAGACGAGGTGGGAGACATTCCAATAGACCAGGTTGTAATAGGTTCGTGCACAAACGGAAGAATAAGCGACCTCAGGGCGGCGGCAGAGGTGCTAAAGGGCAGGAAGGTCAAGAAGGGCGTGAGGGTCATAATATTCCCGGCAACTCAAAGCATATACCTTCAGGCCATGAAGGAAGGCCTTATGGAGATATTCATAAATGCAGGAGCCATAATAAGCCCGCCAACGTGCGGTCCGTGCCTTGGAGGGCATATGGGAGTGCTTGCGGAGGGCGAGCGCTGTGTGGCCACTACCAACAGGAACTTCGTAGGAAGAATGGGCCATGTGGAATCCGAGGTATACCTTGCAAGTCCGGCGGTGGCAGCGGCATCTGCGGTTGCAGGCAAAATAGCGGGACCTGAGGATTTGGACTAG
- the leuD gene encoding 3-isopropylmalate dehydratase small subunit: MGKAFKYGDNVDTDVIIPARHLNTSEPSELAKFCMEDIDKDFVKNVQPGDVMVAGENFGCGSSREHAPIAIKASGITCVIASSFARIFYRNSFNIGLPIFESKEASEGIQMGDEVSVDFETGEITNITRGEKYQAQPLPEFMRGIIDADGLINYIKKNIN; this comes from the coding sequence ATGGGAAAGGCATTCAAGTACGGAGACAACGTTGATACGGACGTCATAATCCCCGCAAGGCATCTTAACACCTCTGAGCCTTCGGAGCTTGCAAAATTCTGCATGGAGGACATAGACAAGGACTTTGTAAAGAATGTGCAGCCGGGCGATGTCATGGTTGCCGGAGAAAATTTTGGCTGCGGCTCATCAAGGGAGCACGCACCTATAGCTATAAAGGCGAGTGGAATAACGTGCGTAATAGCTTCTTCATTTGCAAGGATTTTCTACAGGAATTCGTTCAACATAGGGCTTCCTATATTCGAGTCAAAGGAGGCTTCAGAAGGCATACAAATGGGTGACGAAGTGAGTGTTGACTTTGAAACGGGAGAGATAACGAATATCACAAGGGGCGAGAAATATCAGGCCCAGCCTCTGCCTGAGTTCATGAGAGGGATAATAGATGCTGATGGTCTTATAAACTATATCAAGAAAAACATAAATTAG
- the leuB gene encoding 3-isopropylmalate dehydrogenase, with the protein MEYKIAVAAGDGIGPEIVEQAISVLERIGEKFGHKFTYENVAVGGAAIDCCGDPLPEESLEVCKRSDAVLLGAVGGPKWDSLENAKRPEKGLLRLRQSLGLYANIRPAVLYKELADACPLKESIIKDGIDICVVRELMGGIYFGERGQRQGKYGAEAFDEECYSEYEVERIARSAFEMARKRRNKVTSVDKANVLESSRLWRRVVEKVAAEFPDIELEHMYVDNASMQLIKNPSGFDVLLTTNMFGDILSDEASMITGSIGMLPSASLGTEGVHMYEPIHGSAPDIAGTRKANPIATILSCAMMLRSSFNLSDEAQAIEKAVEGVLEKGLRTPDIMSQGMTLVDTVQMGEEIAKLI; encoded by the coding sequence ATGGAATATAAAATAGCAGTTGCAGCCGGAGACGGAATAGGGCCGGAGATAGTGGAGCAGGCAATCAGCGTGCTTGAGCGGATAGGAGAAAAATTCGGACACAAATTCACATATGAAAATGTGGCAGTCGGCGGAGCGGCCATAGACTGCTGTGGCGATCCGCTTCCGGAAGAGAGCCTTGAGGTATGCAAAAGAAGCGATGCAGTGCTTCTTGGAGCTGTAGGAGGACCTAAATGGGACTCCCTCGAGAATGCCAAAAGGCCTGAAAAAGGGCTGCTTAGATTAAGACAATCGCTTGGCCTTTATGCAAACATAAGGCCGGCGGTGCTCTACAAGGAGCTGGCCGATGCGTGCCCGCTTAAAGAAAGCATCATAAAAGACGGAATTGATATATGCGTAGTAAGGGAGCTTATGGGCGGAATATATTTTGGCGAAAGAGGCCAGAGGCAGGGCAAATACGGAGCCGAGGCGTTCGACGAGGAATGCTACAGCGAATACGAGGTTGAAAGGATTGCCAGATCAGCCTTTGAAATGGCAAGAAAAAGAAGGAACAAGGTAACAAGCGTAGACAAGGCCAATGTGCTTGAAAGCTCGAGACTCTGGAGAAGGGTTGTCGAGAAGGTTGCAGCGGAGTTCCCGGACATCGAGCTTGAGCATATGTATGTGGACAATGCATCAATGCAGCTTATAAAAAATCCGTCAGGCTTTGATGTGCTGCTTACCACGAACATGTTCGGAGACATACTCTCGGACGAGGCAAGCATGATAACGGGCTCCATAGGAATGCTACCTTCGGCAAGCCTTGGCACAGAAGGCGTGCACATGTATGAGCCTATACACGGCTCGGCTCCGGACATAGCCGGAACTAGAAAGGCAAATCCAATAGCAACAATACTATCGTGTGCCATGATGCTAAGGAGTTCATTCAATCTGAGTGACGAGGCGCAGGCAATAGAAAAGGCGGTCGAAGGCGTTTTGGAAAAGGGCCTTAGAACGCCGGACATAATGAGCCAGGGCATGACTCTCGTGGATACAGTCCAAATGGGAGAAGAAATAGCCAAGCTTATTTAG
- a CDS encoding ACT domain-containing protein, with protein sequence MCRTYCIMAEDGAESLLRIVGMLRRKKFDIKSINMQPSEASCGSNLIISINEIAGCSAGDVMNHVKKLFGIKKITELREEK encoded by the coding sequence GTGTGCAGGACATATTGCATAATGGCTGAAGACGGAGCGGAATCGCTTCTTAGGATAGTAGGAATGCTCAGAAGAAAGAAATTCGATATCAAAAGCATAAACATGCAACCATCTGAAGCGAGCTGCGGCTCAAATCTTATAATTTCAATAAACGAAATTGCAGGGTGCAGCGCAGGAGATGTAATGAATCATGTGAAAAAGCTTTTTGGAATAAAAAAAATAACAGAACTCAGGGAGGAAAAGTAA
- the ilvC gene encoding ketol-acid reductoisomerase, which produces MAKMYYEKDADMNLLKGKKVAVIGYGSQGHAHSLNMKESGLDVVIGLHAGSKSAQKAKAAGLEVMSVADAAKASDVIMILIPDEKQKSVYESEIAPNLKAGKALAFAHGFNIHFGQINPPSDVDVFMVAPKGPGHLVRRVYQEGKGVPALFAVHNDASGKARDMAMAYAMAIGSARAGVLETTFKEETETDLFGEQAVLCGGATELIKAGFDTLVAAGYQKEVAYFECLHELKLIVDLLYEGGFEKMRYSISDTAEYGDYVTGKRVVNEETRKEMKRVLEDIQSGEFARNWLLENMLGRPMFNATKQKELEHPIVEVGKELRGMMSWIKE; this is translated from the coding sequence ATGGCAAAAATGTACTATGAAAAGGACGCAGATATGAATCTATTAAAGGGCAAGAAGGTTGCAGTTATAGGCTACGGCAGCCAGGGTCACGCCCATTCGCTCAACATGAAGGAGAGCGGGCTTGACGTTGTAATAGGACTGCATGCAGGCAGCAAGTCGGCGCAGAAGGCAAAGGCGGCAGGACTTGAGGTTATGAGCGTAGCAGATGCAGCAAAGGCAAGCGACGTAATAATGATATTAATACCTGACGAGAAGCAAAAGAGCGTGTATGAAAGTGAAATAGCTCCGAACCTGAAAGCGGGCAAGGCGCTTGCGTTCGCACACGGCTTCAACATACACTTTGGACAGATAAACCCTCCATCAGACGTGGACGTATTCATGGTTGCGCCAAAGGGACCAGGGCACCTTGTAAGAAGGGTATACCAAGAGGGCAAGGGAGTTCCTGCGCTTTTCGCGGTGCATAATGACGCGAGCGGCAAGGCAAGAGACATGGCAATGGCATATGCAATGGCCATAGGATCTGCAAGAGCGGGAGTGCTTGAGACTACATTCAAGGAAGAGACTGAAACAGACCTTTTCGGAGAGCAGGCAGTGCTTTGCGGAGGCGCGACAGAGCTTATAAAGGCGGGCTTCGACACTCTTGTGGCGGCTGGCTACCAAAAGGAAGTTGCATACTTTGAGTGCCTTCACGAGCTAAAGCTAATAGTAGACCTTCTATACGAAGGAGGCTTCGAGAAGATGAGATACAGCATATCAGACACAGCGGAGTACGGAGACTACGTGACAGGCAAGAGAGTAGTAAACGAGGAAACAAGAAAAGAGATGAAAAGAGTGCTTGAAGACATACAATCAGGCGAGTTCGCAAGGAACTGGCTGCTTGAGAACATGCTTGGCAGGCCAATGTTCAACGCCACAAAGCAAAAAGAGCTTGAGCATCCAATAGTAGAGGTGGGCAAAGAGCTAAGAGGCATGATGTCCTGGATAAAAGAATAA
- the ilvB gene encoding biosynthetic-type acetolactate synthase large subunit produces MKNGANAIIDVLIEMGVDTVFGYPGGAVVPLYDALYSRKDEIRHIRTSHEQGASFAADGYARATGNVGVCIATSGPGATNLITGIAGAYMDSVPMVIITGQVASPLLGKDSFQEIDIAGMTFPITKHNYVISDAKKLVQSLREAFLIARTGRPGPVLIDIPRDIFLSDVECECKMQSCGLNYESGRLDEGDIESAADMIKNANRPVIYAGGGVLRGKAAPELLRLAEKGSIPVANTLMGISSFPGSHDLSLGLSGMHGHVHANRALAESDLVIAIGARFSDRGLGKQDTSGKNVIHIDIDDTEMGKNVESSIFIRGDIKKIISMITEKITLCEKGQWLEEISCWSRKAAHTERGGFTPKLIIEKLSSLYDDPIVATDVGQHQLWTAQNWKFDSPGSLLTSGGLGAMGYGLGAAIGAKFARPDKKVILITGDASFKMNMNELATVSAYKIPVHIVILNNRALGMVRQLQTVFTESRYSEVDVFDELDFVSLGKAFNIDSRRVRSIEELEQAVAELQADKSAIIECVIDKEELVTPMVRPGAGIGEFVFE; encoded by the coding sequence ATGAAGAACGGGGCTAATGCGATAATAGATGTATTGATAGAAATGGGTGTTGACACTGTATTTGGATATCCAGGAGGAGCCGTCGTCCCGCTTTATGATGCACTATACAGCAGAAAAGATGAAATAAGGCATATAAGGACTTCTCATGAGCAGGGCGCATCGTTTGCAGCCGACGGCTATGCAAGGGCCACAGGCAATGTGGGTGTATGCATAGCCACGTCAGGGCCAGGCGCGACAAACCTTATAACAGGTATAGCCGGGGCGTACATGGATTCGGTGCCAATGGTTATAATAACAGGGCAGGTGGCATCACCGCTGCTTGGAAAAGACTCGTTCCAGGAGATAGACATAGCAGGGATGACTTTTCCTATAACAAAGCACAATTATGTCATAAGCGATGCTAAAAAGCTTGTCCAGTCGCTGAGGGAGGCGTTCCTTATAGCTAGAACGGGCAGACCTGGGCCTGTGCTCATAGACATACCAAGGGATATTTTCCTAAGTGATGTCGAATGCGAATGTAAAATGCAAAGCTGCGGACTTAATTACGAGTCGGGCCGCCTTGATGAAGGGGACATCGAATCGGCAGCAGATATGATAAAAAATGCTAACAGGCCGGTAATATACGCAGGCGGAGGCGTGCTCAGGGGAAAGGCGGCTCCGGAGCTTTTAAGGCTGGCAGAGAAGGGTAGTATCCCTGTTGCAAACACGCTCATGGGTATATCATCCTTCCCTGGAAGCCACGATCTTTCACTTGGGCTTTCGGGCATGCATGGGCATGTGCATGCAAACAGGGCTCTTGCTGAAAGTGATCTTGTAATTGCAATAGGGGCAAGATTCAGCGACAGGGGCCTTGGGAAGCAGGACACAAGCGGCAAGAATGTAATCCACATAGATATAGACGATACAGAAATGGGGAAAAATGTAGAGAGCAGCATTTTTATCAGGGGAGACATAAAAAAGATCATTTCGATGATTACGGAAAAAATAACTCTATGCGAAAAAGGTCAGTGGCTAGAGGAGATTTCATGCTGGAGTAGAAAAGCAGCTCATACGGAGCGCGGAGGATTCACGCCGAAACTAATAATAGAAAAGCTTTCGTCGCTGTATGATGACCCAATCGTGGCGACAGACGTAGGGCAGCACCAGTTGTGGACTGCCCAGAACTGGAAATTCGATTCTCCGGGAAGCCTGCTCACGTCGGGAGGACTTGGAGCAATGGGCTACGGACTAGGCGCCGCCATTGGAGCCAAGTTTGCAAGGCCGGACAAGAAAGTGATCCTTATAACCGGAGATGCCAGTTTCAAGATGAATATGAACGAGCTTGCAACCGTTTCAGCCTACAAGATACCAGTGCACATAGTTATACTCAACAACAGAGCTCTTGGAATGGTAAGGCAGCTCCAGACTGTATTCACAGAAAGCAGATACAGCGAGGTCGACGTATTTGACGAGCTTGATTTTGTTTCGCTTGGAAAAGCGTTCAACATCGATTCGCGCAGAGTGCGCAGCATTGAGGAATTGGAGCAGGCGGTAGCAGAGCTCCAGGCTGACAAAAGCGCAATAATTGAGTGCGTAATAGACAAGGAAGAGTTGGTTACTCCGATGGTAAGGCCCGGCGCCGGCATAGGGGAATTTGTATTTGAATAA
- a CDS encoding isocitrate/isopropylmalate family dehydrogenase, translating to MDVRIAVVTKDGRLSETTSQGIEILKKVTGSHGHRFRFNMLNDLGQTEIDECKKSDAVIIGHHSLNEAGVRELRTQLGAVARLMPLGTHENCEGGEVPNEMLGLISRSLHGVKPLRAAMSMDGELIIRADLFSKEVVKNASGLTPYAVVCKSGIDMHGIDTGVWKEEANIKNPAAAVMACAMMLRHTFNLETEAQELEAALRSVLKSECPEEMIHGMLLEELGHSNAKRQPA from the coding sequence ATGGATGTCAGAATAGCGGTAGTTACGAAGGATGGAAGGCTTTCAGAAACAACATCGCAAGGTATAGAAATACTAAAAAAGGTTACAGGTTCTCATGGACACAGGTTCAGGTTCAATATGCTCAATGATCTTGGGCAGACAGAAATAGACGAGTGCAAAAAAAGCGATGCAGTAATAATAGGGCACCACAGCTTAAATGAAGCCGGAGTAAGGGAGCTTAGAACTCAGCTTGGCGCAGTTGCAAGGCTTATGCCGCTAGGAACTCATGAAAACTGCGAAGGCGGCGAGGTTCCAAATGAAATGTTAGGGCTCATAAGCAGAAGCCTCCATGGAGTCAAACCACTAAGGGCCGCCATGTCAATGGACGGGGAGCTGATAATAAGGGCTGACTTGTTTTCAAAAGAAGTTGTAAAGAACGCCTCGGGACTAACTCCTTATGCAGTTGTTTGTAAAAGCGGAATAGACATGCATGGAATAGACACAGGGGTATGGAAGGAAGAAGCCAACATAAAAAACCCTGCAGCAGCGGTAATGGCCTGCGCGATGATGCTAAGACACACATTCAACCTTGAAACGGAGGCGCAGGAACTCGAAGCAGCGCTCAGAAGCGTACTTAAAAGTGAGTGTCCTGAAGAGATGATACACGGCATGTTGCTTGAGGAGCTAGGCCACAGCAATGCCAAAAGGCAACCAGCCTAA
- the aroF gene encoding 3-deoxy-7-phosphoheptulonate synthase, producing MVIVIKPGTSQEEIDLLKGRIQKLGIQVHEVKREVQSILGLIGDTRKIDPDTIQADKRVEKIVHIQEPFKKANKLFKQEETVIDVSGNKIGGKHFAVIAGPCSVESTEQIISIAKDVKAAGARFLRGGAFKPRTSPYSFQGLREEGLDMLLEARAATGLPIVTEIMSPHHIELFEKHVDVIQVGARNMQNFELLKELGATTKPILLKRGLSSTIEELIMSAEYIMASGNEKVILCERGIRTFEQFTRNTLDLSAIPAIKKLSHLPVIVDPSHAAGHHWMVEPLSKAAVAVGADGLMIEVHNDPANAKCDGPQSLKPEKFQRLMEILKQLVKIEGKEM from the coding sequence ATGGTTATAGTAATAAAGCCAGGCACAAGCCAGGAAGAGATAGACCTGCTAAAGGGAAGAATACAAAAGCTGGGAATACAGGTGCATGAAGTAAAGAGAGAGGTGCAAAGCATATTGGGCCTTATAGGGGATACAAGAAAGATTGATCCGGACACAATTCAGGCAGACAAGAGAGTGGAAAAAATAGTCCACATTCAGGAGCCTTTCAAGAAGGCCAACAAGCTCTTCAAGCAGGAAGAAACAGTAATAGATGTGAGCGGTAACAAGATAGGCGGCAAGCATTTTGCGGTTATAGCAGGTCCGTGCTCAGTTGAGAGCACAGAGCAGATAATATCGATAGCCAAGGATGTCAAGGCGGCAGGCGCTAGATTCTTAAGAGGAGGAGCGTTCAAGCCGAGAACGTCTCCATACAGCTTCCAGGGGCTAAGGGAGGAAGGGCTTGACATGCTGCTTGAGGCAAGGGCTGCTACAGGGCTTCCAATAGTGACAGAGATAATGTCGCCCCACCATATCGAGCTTTTCGAGAAGCATGTAGACGTAATACAGGTTGGAGCAAGGAACATGCAAAACTTCGAGCTTCTAAAGGAACTTGGAGCGACAACAAAGCCTATACTTCTTAAAAGAGGTCTTTCATCTACAATCGAGGAACTGATAATGTCAGCTGAATACATCATGGCGAGCGGAAATGAAAAGGTCATACTTTGCGAGAGGGGCATAAGAACCTTCGAGCAGTTCACAAGGAATACGCTGGACCTTAGCGCCATACCGGCCATTAAAAAGCTAAGCCACCTTCCGGTCATAGTAGATCCAAGCCATGCGGCAGGACACCATTGGATGGTTGAGCCTCTCTCGAAGGCTGCTGTAGCGGTAGGAGCAGACGGCCTTATGATAGAGGTGCACAACGACCCGGCAAATGCAAAATGCGACGGACCTCAGTCGCTCAAGCCGGAAAAATTCCAGAGGCTTATGGAAATATTAAAGCAGCTAGTTAAAATAGAAGGCAAGGAAATGTAG
- a CDS encoding prephenate dehydrogenase, which yields MGEGGFRNRETKITIVGLGLIGGSYAKALKKAGFNEIYGIDLQAESLEKAKAEGIIKNGYTDSKEALGKSDLVIVCLYPKDTVEFIRANMESFKPGCIVTDVSGVKDGLIDCINGFIRDDIDFVGGHPMAGKEYQGIDFSEASLFEGANYLITPSENSSAESISLVKELACCLGCSNIEVVSANVHDRMIALTSHVPHVIALALISCEDALSGKNFTGNSFRDITRVANINEKLWGELFMLNRENLAKQIQEFQNGMEAIKQALLKPSPDELEAIMKTAKQKRGELD from the coding sequence TTGGGAGAGGGCGGATTTAGGAATAGAGAAACAAAAATTACAATAGTAGGGCTTGGACTCATAGGCGGTTCGTATGCAAAAGCTCTCAAAAAGGCCGGATTCAATGAAATATATGGAATAGATCTGCAAGCAGAGTCTCTTGAAAAAGCCAAGGCAGAGGGGATAATAAAAAATGGCTACACAGATTCAAAAGAAGCTCTTGGCAAATCGGATCTCGTCATAGTTTGCCTCTATCCGAAAGACACGGTAGAGTTCATAAGAGCAAACATGGAGAGTTTCAAGCCAGGGTGCATAGTGACTGATGTTTCGGGAGTGAAGGACGGACTTATAGACTGCATAAACGGCTTCATAAGGGACGACATAGATTTTGTAGGCGGCCATCCCATGGCAGGAAAGGAATATCAGGGTATAGACTTTTCGGAAGCCAGTCTGTTCGAAGGGGCAAACTACCTTATAACGCCAAGTGAAAACAGCAGCGCGGAAAGCATTAGTCTTGTAAAAGAGCTTGCATGCTGCCTCGGCTGCAGCAACATAGAGGTTGTGAGCGCAAATGTCCATGACCGCATGATAGCGCTCACAAGCCACGTTCCGCATGTGATTGCGCTTGCACTTATAAGCTGCGAGGATGCACTTAGCGGTAAAAACTTTACAGGCAACAGCTTCAGGGATATCACAAGGGTTGCAAACATAAACGAAAAACTCTGGGGAGAGCTGTTCATGCTAAACAGGGAGAATCTTGCAAAGCAGATACAGGAATTCCAGAACGGCATGGAGGCCATAAAGCAGGCGCTTTTAAAGCCCAGCCCGGATGAACTGGAAGCTATTATGAAAACCGCAAAGCAAAAAAGAGGTGAATTGGATTGA